The following coding sequences are from one Streptomyces angustmyceticus window:
- a CDS encoding peptidase inhibitor family I36 protein: protein MPVFPLFRKVALAAASLILATSPSALAAPPPKAAEPCYVEHFCLWGRGQFEGPMASYTKGSRNVAGQGLTRGGWSAWNRTSEAWCLWYKPGYAGGGKSVVKPGEKVSVTFHPFKSLLPRSAWRC from the coding sequence GTGCCCGTGTTCCCTCTGTTCCGCAAAGTCGCCCTGGCCGCCGCCTCGCTCATCCTGGCCACCTCTCCGTCCGCCTTGGCCGCACCGCCGCCGAAGGCAGCCGAGCCCTGTTATGTGGAGCACTTCTGCCTGTGGGGGCGCGGGCAGTTCGAAGGACCGATGGCCTCCTACACCAAGGGCAGCCGGAACGTGGCCGGCCAAGGCCTCACGCGGGGCGGCTGGTCAGCGTGGAACCGCACCAGCGAGGCATGGTGCCTGTGGTACAAGCCCGGTTACGCAGGCGGCGGGAAGTCGGTCGTGAAGCCGGGCGAGAAGGTGTCGGTGACCTTTCACCCGTTCAAGTCGCTCCTGCCGCGCAGCGCCTGGAGGTGCTGA